In Kiritimatiellaceae bacterium, the genomic window GCAAGTTGGCACTGGGTCAGGATTTGTATTATCGCAATGCCAGCTATTACAGCGATCAATTCGATTTACAGACCGTGGGAAGTAAGACCTCGCTGACGAAACCGATTTGGGATCCGTTTACTCGCGGAACGGTGAGCTATTCACTCGAACAGTTTAATGTCGATAATGTGACGGCTCCAGCTGGCTCCGATATATTGAACGATGCGGGAACTTGGCTAAAATCAACAGTCGGAACCAGTATTTCGCGCGACACGCGTGATCAGTTCTTTATTCCGACTAAAGGAAATTTCAGTTCGGTCGGTGTCGAGTTGTCCGGCGGACCGCTTGCAGGCGATGAAAGCATCTATGCGCTGGAGGCAAAATCTTCCCAGTTCTGGCCGGTGCTGAATGATCATGTGTTTAATCTCAAGGGCGAGGTTCGTACGGTTGATAGTTATGGCGATTCGAGTCGGGTTCCGATTTTCGACCGCCTTTTTCTTGGTGGACCGCGCACGATTCGCGGTTTTGCCTATCGGGATATCAGCCCGCGCGATTCGATCAATGGTAATGAACCAATGGGTGGCTTGAGTAGCTGGTACGCAACAGCCGAATACACGGTTCCGCTTTGGAGTAAAATCCGTGGCGCTGTTTTCTATGACATTGGGGCGGTTTCGGCAAACTCGTTTGATTTCTTCAGTGCGGATATTAATTCCAGCTATGGAATCGGCGCCCGCGTTGACTTGCCGATGTTCCCGTTGCGTCTGGACTATGCAATTCCGCATATTATGGATGAAAACAATTCAGGGGCCAGCGGGCGGTTCAGTTTTCTGCTGGGATACTCGTTTTAATCAACGAAACAAGGAGATGGTATGAAGAAATTTTTGTTATCGATCGCTGCTGTTTTTCTGCTGGCCGGCTCAGCGATGTCGGTGGAAAGTATCGTTTTCATAGATCTTGAACGGACGTTTAACGAGTTCTACAAAACACAGCTGGCTAAATCAAAGGTCGAAGTTCAGCAGCAGGACATTGAGGCTGAGCGGAAGATCATGGTGGATGAAATGACCATCATTAACAACGAAGTTGATGCGCTGAAAAAAGAAGCGCGCGACGTCACGTTGACGGATGAAATTCGCGACAGTAAGCGCATGCTTTACGAAGAACGGCTACTTACATTGCGAGCCAAGCAAAAAGAGATTGAAGAGTTCACCTCTCGGCGGCAGCAGCAGCTTCAGCTTCAGGTTTCCCGTATGAGCCAGACCATTATGGATGAAATACGCCAAACCGTCGTGGAGTATGCAAAAAAAGAAGGATTTACTGCCGTGGTGGATAACTCATCACGCCGCGCAGCCATCGGCGTTTTTATCTACACCCATCCTGATGTCGAAATCACGGAGGCCATTCTGGTTATACTCAATAGCAAGCACCCTGATGTATCCCGAGGGGGAGGTCTGTTCGATGATGGAACAGAAACAAATAAACCCTCCGCGAAGGAAAATAAAAAGCCATGAAGCTTTCTGATTTAGCCAGGCAGATCGGCGGCTCTTTCGATGGCGATGGGGCGGTGGAAATCTGCGGCGTTTCCGGTATTCGGGAAGCCGAGGCGGGCGACGTTTCCTTTATTGCCAACCCGCGTTACGCCCCGGAAGCCGCTTTAACTAAAGCATCAGCTGTAATTGTTGCCGAGGACTGGGCTACAGATTGTCCGGCGACACTTATCCGTGTCAAAAATCCTGATGCGGCGTTTGCCAAGGTTGCCTTGCTTTTCTATGTTCCCGCGCCAGACCCCTCGTCCGGCGTGCATCCGACAGCGGTTGTTGCAAAAGATGTCGAGCTGGGGTCTGGAGTTAGCGTTGGCCCGTTTTGCGTAATCGAATCAGGTGTAAAAATCGGTGAAGGAACGGTGATTTCTGCTCAGTGCTACATTGGATTCCGGTCCGTTATCGGCGCAAAAAGTTTTCTTTACCCTCAGGTATCCCTGCGTGAATTTACACAAATCGGAAACCGTACGATTATCCACAACGGAACGGTGGTTGGCAGCGACGGGTTTGGTTACTCGGTGGACGGCGAAGGAGTCCGTACGAAGATTCCCCAGATCGGTCACGTTGAAATCGGCGACGATGTTGAAATCGG contains:
- a CDS encoding OmpH family outer membrane protein; this translates as MKKFLLSIAAVFLLAGSAMSVESIVFIDLERTFNEFYKTQLAKSKVEVQQQDIEAERKIMVDEMTIINNEVDALKKEARDVTLTDEIRDSKRMLYEERLLTLRAKQKEIEEFTSRRQQQLQLQVSRMSQTIMDEIRQTVVEYAKKEGFTAVVDNSSRRAAIGVFIYTHPDVEITEAILVILNSKHPDVSRGGGLFDDGTETNKPSAKENKKP
- the lpxD gene encoding UDP-3-O-(3-hydroxymyristoyl)glucosamine N-acyltransferase, which produces MKLSDLARQIGGSFDGDGAVEICGVSGIREAEAGDVSFIANPRYAPEAALTKASAVIVAEDWATDCPATLIRVKNPDAAFAKVALLFYVPAPDPSSGVHPTAVVAKDVELGSGVSVGPFCVIESGVKIGEGTVISAQCYIGFRSVIGAKSFLYPQVSLREFTQIGNRTIIHNGTVVGSDGFGYSVDGEGVRTKIPQIGHVEIGDDVEIGANVTIDRARFGKTRIGKGVKIDNLVQIAHNVTIGDHAVIVSQTGIAGSTSIGDKTILAAQAGIAGHLNIGSGVIVGPRSGVTKDLPDGIHVMGAPAMPADKMKRMNASVMLLPKMKERIAALQDRVSKLEERNKSE